The segment GCGGCAAGAGCGCCAACATCGTCTTCCCCGACGCCGACCTGGCGGCCGCCGCCCAGGCCGCCGGCGCGACGGCCTGGCAGCACTCCGGGCAGATCTGCTTCGCCGGCACCCGGCTGCTGGCCCACCGCTCGATCGCCGGCGAGCTGGCCGAGCGGATCGCCGCGGACGCCGCCCGGCTGCGCCCCGGCCCGGCCACCGACCCGGCCAGCCGGCTCGGCCCGCTCATCTCGGACCGCCAACTCCGGCGCGTACTGGGCTACTTGGACCAGGCCCGAACGGATGGCGCGACCGAGCTGCTGGCCGCGACCCGGCCCGAGCTGCCCGGCCACCACCTCACCCCGGCCGTGCTGACCGGCGTGGACCCGCAGGCGCGGATCGCCCAGGAGGAGGTGTTCGGGCCGGTGCTGACGGTGCTGCCGTTCGACACCGAGGAGGAGGCGCTCCGGCTGGCCAACGGCACCCCGTACGGCCTGGCCGCCGGCGTCTGGACCGGGGACGTCAGCCGGGCCCACCGGTTCGCCCGGGACCTCCGGGCAGGCACCGTCTGGGTCAACACCTACGGGGTGCACGACTTCTCCGCGCCCTCCGGCGGTTTCGGGCAGTCCGGGCTGGGGCGGGAGCACGGCCGGGAGTGGATCCACGCCTACACCGAGGCCAAGTCGGTCTACGTCCAGCTCTGAACCCCCGCCCGGGACAGCGAAGTTCACCGACAGGGAGAACCACCAGCATGACCATCCAGCAGGCCGACTACCTCGTGGTCGGCGGCGGAACGGCCGGGCCCGCGCTCGCCGCCCGGCTCGCCGAGGACCCCGGCACCAGCGTGCTGCTGCTCGAAGCCGGCGGGGAGCTGACCCAGCGCGAGGCGCTGGCCCCGGCCCTGTGGCCGCTGACCCTCGGCAGCGCGATCGACTGGCAGTACCGCACCGAGCCGCAGCCGGGCCTGGGCGGACGCCGGGTGCCGTGGCCGCGCGGCCGGGTGCTGGGCGGCTCGTCCGCGCTCAACCTGGGCGGCTGGATCCGCGGCAACGCCGCCGACTACGACGCCTGGGCCGGGTTCGGCGGGCCCGGCTGGTCCTGGGAGGCGCTGCTGCCGCTCTACCGCCGGATCGAGGACAGCGGACGCGGCCCGGCTCCCTGGCGCGGCACCGGCGGCCCGCTGCGGCTGCGCGCGGCCGGGCCCGGCGGCCGGCTCTGGGACGCCCTCGAACTCGCCCTGGAGCAGGCCGGGTTCGGCGGCCGCACGGACGTCAACGGGCCGCGCCAGGAGGGCGTCGACACCCAGGAGATGATCTTCGTCGACGGGGAGCGGATCACCCCGGCCGCCGCCTACCTGAGCCTGGCCCACCGCAACGCGGCCGGCGGCAACCTGGCCGTGCGGACCGGCGTCCGGGTGCTCGGGCTGCTCTTCGACGGCGACCGGGCCACCGGGGTGCGCGCGCTGGACGCCGCCGGGCGGGAGGTGCGCTTCCACGCCGGGCGGGAGGTGGTGCTCGCCGCCGGCGCGATCGGCTCGCCGCAGTTGCTGCTGCTCTCCGGCATCGGCCCGGCCGAGCGGTCGCGCGCGCTCGGCCTGCCGGTCCGCGTCGACCTGCCCGGCGTGGGCGGGAACCTGCACGACCACCTGCGGGTGCCGGTCACCGGCCGGGCCGCGCCCGGCACCACCGACCTGCCCGCTCCGCTGCCCACCCCGGAGAACCTGCGCCGCTGGGAGCGGCACCGCGAAGGCCCGCTGCGCGACCTGGCCGGCGGCGGCGTGGCGTTCCTCCGCACCGACCCCGAACTGGCCGCCCCGGACGTCGAGTTCCTGCTCGGCACCGGCGCCGACCAGGACCACCCGGACCGGGCCGGCTACCTGGTGGCGCCGGTGCTGCTCCAGCCGCACAGCCGAGGCCGGCTCCGGCTGGCCTCGGCCGACCCGCTCGCCGCCCCGCTGCTCGACCCCGGCTACCTGACCGATCCCCGGGACCTCCCGGTGCTGGTCGCCGGGGTGCGGGCCGCGCTGCGCACCACCGAGCAGCCCGCGCTGCGGCCCTGGACCGCCGAGCGGAACCTGCCCGCCGACGCCTCGGACGCCCTGATCGAGGCGCACGTCCGGGCCACCGCCGACACCGTCTTCCACCCCGTCGGCACCGCCAGGATCGGCCACCCGGACGACCCGGACGCGGTGGTCGACCCCGAGCTGCGGGTCCGCGGCGTCCGCGGCCTGCGGGTCGCCGACGCCTCGGTGATCCCGGTGATCACCCGCGGCCACACCATGGCGCCCAGCCTGCTGGTCGCCGAACGGGCCGCCGACCTGATCCGCGGCGCCGACCGCACCCCCGGGCCCCGCGCGGGCCGTACCGACGACCGCACCGACGACCGCACCGACGGCCGTACCAAGGAGAACCACCGATGACCGACCGCGACGGCGCCGTCCGCCTGCTCTGGTACCTGACCAGCCCGGACGGCCCGACCCCCTGGGAGCCGGCCGGCCGCTGGCCGACCGACTTCGGCCACCTGCGCGAACTCGCCCGCGCCATCGACTCGTTGGGCTACTACGGCGCGCTGCTCGGCACCGGCCGGGACGACGGGCTGACCGTGGCCGCCGCGCTGCTCGCCGAGACCGGGCGGATGCGGTTCCTCCCGGCGGTCTACCCCGGGCTGCACTCCCCGGCGAAGCTCGCCCAGATCGCCGACACCGTGCAGCGCTTCTCCGGCGGCCGGCTGCTCTTCAACGTGGTCAACGGCCAGGACGCCACGCTGGCCGGCTACGGCGTGCACCACCCGCACGACGAGCGCTACGCGTTCAGCGCCGAGTACTGGGACGCCTACCGGCGGGTGCACCGCGGCGAACACCAGGAGATCCGCGGCACCCACCTGCACCTGGCCGAACGCCCGGACGACGAAGGCCCGTTGTCGCCCTGGCCGAACGACCCGGTGCCCGTCCCGCTGTGGGGCGCCGGCACCTCGCCGGCCGGGGTGGCGCACTCGGTCGGGCTGCTCGACACCTACCTCAGCTTCGCCGACACCCCCGAGCGGCTCGGCGCCAAGTTCGCCCGGGTCGGCGCGCAGGCCGAAGCGCTGGGCCGCCGGCTGGAGTTCGGCACCCGGTTCCAGCTGATCGTCCGCCCCACCGAGGAGGAGGCCTGGGCCCACGCCGAGGAGCTGCTGCACCGGACCAGCCACGCCACCGCCGTCGAACTGGCCGGCTGGAACCTGCGCGGCCGCACCCTGGAGGGCTTCCGGCCGGAGG is part of the Kitasatospora setae KM-6054 genome and harbors:
- a CDS encoding GMC family oxidoreductase, producing MTIQQADYLVVGGGTAGPALAARLAEDPGTSVLLLEAGGELTQREALAPALWPLTLGSAIDWQYRTEPQPGLGGRRVPWPRGRVLGGSSALNLGGWIRGNAADYDAWAGFGGPGWSWEALLPLYRRIEDSGRGPAPWRGTGGPLRLRAAGPGGRLWDALELALEQAGFGGRTDVNGPRQEGVDTQEMIFVDGERITPAAAYLSLAHRNAAGGNLAVRTGVRVLGLLFDGDRATGVRALDAAGREVRFHAGREVVLAAGAIGSPQLLLLSGIGPAERSRALGLPVRVDLPGVGGNLHDHLRVPVTGRAAPGTTDLPAPLPTPENLRRWERHREGPLRDLAGGGVAFLRTDPELAAPDVEFLLGTGADQDHPDRAGYLVAPVLLQPHSRGRLRLASADPLAAPLLDPGYLTDPRDLPVLVAGVRAALRTTEQPALRPWTAERNLPADASDALIEAHVRATADTVFHPVGTARIGHPDDPDAVVDPELRVRGVRGLRVADASVIPVITRGHTMAPSLLVAERAADLIRGADRTPGPRAGRTDDRTDDRTDGRTKENHR
- a CDS encoding LLM class flavin-dependent oxidoreductase: MTDRDGAVRLLWYLTSPDGPTPWEPAGRWPTDFGHLRELARAIDSLGYYGALLGTGRDDGLTVAAALLAETGRMRFLPAVYPGLHSPAKLAQIADTVQRFSGGRLLFNVVNGQDATLAGYGVHHPHDERYAFSAEYWDAYRRVHRGEHQEIRGTHLHLAERPDDEGPLSPWPNDPVPVPLWGAGTSPAGVAHSVGLLDTYLSFADTPERLGAKFARVGAQAEALGRRLEFGTRFQLIVRPTEEEAWAHAEELLHRTSHATAVELAGWNLRGRTLEGFRPEEFGIEDPRVERRLAALRAGRLPEVRDLEVHPNVWTGPSLFGFDVVSPASGTYLVGSAENVAARIREYRAHGVRNFILSGFPLIEEAHRTAELLFPLLDLDH